A single genomic interval of Silene latifolia isolate original U9 population unplaced genomic scaffold, ASM4854445v1 scaffold_144, whole genome shotgun sequence harbors:
- the LOC141637792 gene encoding signal peptidase complex subunit 1-like: protein MDWQGQKLAEQLMQIMLLICAAVAFISGYVLGSFKMMILIYAGGVVLTALMIVPNWPWFNRHPLEWLDPVEAELHPRPVSTRRKKSTKNK, encoded by the coding sequence ATGGATTGGCAAGGGCAAAAACTAGCGGAACAATTGATGCAAATAATGCTATTGATTTGCGCAGCAGTTGCTTTTATTAGTGGATATGTTCTAGGTTCTTTCAAGATGATGATCCTCATCTATGCCGGCGGTGTCGTTTTAACAGCATTGATGATTGTGCCTAATTGGCCTTGGTTTAATCGCCACCCTCTCGAGTGGCTTGACCCTGTCGAAGCCGAGCTTCATCCTAGACCAGTATCAACTCGCAGGAAGAAGTCTACTAAGAATAAGTAA